In Artemia franciscana chromosome 8, ASM3288406v1, whole genome shotgun sequence, a genomic segment contains:
- the LOC136030268 gene encoding histone H1-delta-like, with amino-acid sequence MSEVEAEVAPTTVESQSMASPAMKEKKAKAPKPAKVAKPKGDKKAKAPANHPKYTEMITKSIADLKERGGSSRQAILKYIMANFQVGNDAKIVNMHLKQALKRCLANGIVINPKGTGVTGSFKLAKPIKAESPKAGKPAKPTAKKTSVKKTAKPTAVKKSTSAKKATKPTAGSKKPVKALKKPTVAKKAVAAKKSTPKKGSSVKKAPAAKKVASKKSVAKKSAKK; translated from the coding sequence ATGTCTGAAGTTGAAGCTGAAGTGGCACCAACAACTGTAGAATCCCAGAGCATGGCTTCACCAGCCATGaaggaaaagaaagcaaaggCTCCGAAACCAGCTAAGGTTGCAAAACCTAAAGGGGATAAAAAGGCCAAGGCACCAGCAAACCACCCAAAATACACGGAAATGATCACCAAATCCATTGCTGACCTGAAAGAACGCGGGGGATCTAGCCGTCAGGCcattctcaaatacataatgGCCAATTTCCAGGTTGGCAATGATGCCAAAATTGTGAATATGCATCTTAAACAGGCTTTGAAGCGTTGCCTTGCAAACGGAATTGTTATAAATCCCAAAGGTACTGGCGTAACTGGTTCTTTCAAGCTTGCAAAGCCTATCAAGGCCGAAAGCCCCAAGGCTGGAAAGCCTGCCAAGCCCACAGCAAAGAAAACCTCAGTCAAGAAAACAGCCAAACctactgcagttaaaaagtcaacttcAGCCAAAAAGGCTACCAAGCCAACGGCTGGTAGCAAGAAACCTGTAAAGGCTTTAAAGAAACCCACTGTTGCCAAAAAAGCAGTAGCAGCAAAGAAGTCGACACCTAAGAAGGGGTCATCAGTCAAGAAAGCCCCCGCCGCCAAGAAAGTGGCATCTAAAAAGTCAGTAGCTAAGAAATCAGCTAAAAAGTAA